In the genome of Cystobacter ferrugineus, one region contains:
- a CDS encoding TolC family protein, whose protein sequence is MSPRHASGSILALLLTVNLTAPSTRAASLTPLTLQEVLDSTRERHPGVAAARQGLATADAELLSAEGGFDTLVKAKGTYVPFSYYPHERLDAAIEQPTPLLGTRLFAGYRLGRGDFPVYYGGYETLSAGELRAGLEIPLWRNGTIDKRRANLSQARLRREIAGFTFTGERIELQRQAAYHYWDWVAAGQQLRIAHAQYALAAARHDQLARRAEAGDIPRIEHTENERVLLERDADRIAARRALEKAALELSLSLRDAQGEPYVVPASRLPDGLPVPETALEESLDAWLERALRGRPELRELALQRDVLQVDAALARNQAAPAVDLGLSVARDVGAGPANLRPTEFQASLTLDIPLQARAARGQRRAAEAKRAAVEAKTRLTHDKIATEVRDAVSALRAAHERVGLARNAAEVARQLARAEFTRFEQGATHLLVVNQREQAAADAELKEVKALMDYHHAVVDLLAATATIEPGPTREHAGNGSAPRGR, encoded by the coding sequence ATGAGCCCGCGCCACGCCTCCGGGAGCATCCTGGCCCTGCTGCTGACGGTGAACCTGACGGCGCCGTCCACGCGCGCCGCGAGCCTGACCCCGCTCACGCTCCAGGAGGTGCTCGACTCCACGCGCGAGCGTCACCCGGGCGTGGCGGCGGCCCGGCAGGGCCTGGCCACGGCGGACGCCGAGTTGCTGTCCGCCGAGGGGGGCTTCGACACCCTGGTGAAGGCGAAGGGGACATACGTGCCCTTCAGTTACTACCCCCATGAGCGGCTGGATGCGGCCATCGAGCAGCCCACGCCCCTGCTGGGCACGCGCCTCTTCGCGGGCTACCGCCTGGGACGGGGGGACTTCCCCGTGTACTACGGCGGGTACGAGACGCTCTCGGCTGGCGAGCTGCGTGCCGGTCTCGAGATTCCCCTCTGGCGCAACGGCACCATCGACAAGCGGCGGGCGAACCTCTCCCAGGCGAGGCTGCGGCGGGAGATCGCCGGGTTCACGTTCACGGGCGAGCGCATCGAGCTGCAACGGCAAGCGGCCTACCATTACTGGGATTGGGTGGCCGCGGGACAGCAATTGCGCATCGCCCATGCCCAGTATGCACTGGCCGCCGCGCGCCATGACCAGCTCGCCCGCCGGGCGGAAGCAGGAGACATTCCACGCATCGAGCACACGGAGAACGAGCGCGTGCTCCTGGAGCGCGACGCGGACCGGATCGCCGCCCGGCGAGCACTGGAGAAAGCGGCCCTCGAGCTGTCGCTGTCCCTGCGGGATGCCCAGGGAGAGCCGTACGTCGTGCCCGCCTCCCGGCTGCCAGACGGACTGCCCGTTCCGGAAACGGCGCTCGAGGAGTCACTGGACGCGTGGCTCGAGCGGGCGCTGCGGGGGCGGCCGGAGCTGCGGGAGCTGGCGCTCCAGCGCGACGTGCTCCAGGTGGACGCGGCGCTGGCGCGCAATCAGGCGGCCCCCGCGGTGGACCTGGGACTGAGCGTGGCCCGGGACGTGGGGGCGGGGCCGGCCAATCTGAGACCCACCGAGTTCCAGGCCTCGCTCACGCTCGACATTCCCCTGCAAGCGCGGGCGGCGCGCGGACAGCGGCGGGCCGCCGAGGCGAAGCGAGCGGCGGTGGAGGCCAAGACCCGGCTGACGCACGACAAGATCGCCACCGAGGTGCGTGACGCGGTCTCGGCCCTGCGGGCCGCCCATGAGCGGGTGGGGCTCGCCCGGAACGCCGCGGAAGTGGCGCGGCAACTGGCCCGAGCGGAATTCACGCGCTTCGAGCAAGGTGCCACCCACCTGCTGGTCGTCAATCAGCGGGAGCAGGCCGCGGCCGATGCCGAGCTCAAGGAGGTCAAGGCCTTGATGGACTACCACCACGCGGTGGTGGATCTGCTCGCCGCCACGGCCACGATCGAGCCAGGGCCAACGCGCGAACACGCGGGCAACGGATCGGCGCCTCGCGGACGTTGA
- a CDS encoding DEAD/DEAH box helicase, producing MSSSFKTLGLSPESLDAVRRARFASPTPIQAQAIPPALAGRDVIGCAATGTGKTAAYLLPLVERLVGAPGPAGVVLAPTRELVQQIADEATFFGQPRGLSQAVVIGGTDATAQAEALRQHPSLVLATPGRLADLLQAGVVDLSTVRMLVLDEADRMLEMGFMPELEKILAALPRERQTLLFSATLGHNVTRFAQEVLRKPVRVEVTPSGTPAARAVQRLYDVRSEEKYPLLLTLLARDQLSAIVFTRTRERAEKVQGYLKQAGHKSALIHSDRTQGQRRQALEGFRKGQYRCLVATDIASRGLDVEDIGHVINFDLPHSPEDYVHRIGRTARAGASGRASTFVTERDAETMVAIERITRMSLPRTEVPRKDPVYLEALEAFRARKGDEDLLDALDAPRPRAAEKAPARPARAKGAGSEARGAGHPRERSERRGGESSRREAPGRGGGASRGTGRAKGREESRERGAGRSAAPRGTAKAGGKAPRAAGGPGRSGPRGAARPGGRTGGRKGGPARGSGAPSRGRGGGGRGRR from the coding sequence GTGAGCTCTTCCTTCAAGACCCTCGGCCTCTCTCCCGAATCGCTCGATGCGGTGCGGCGTGCCCGCTTCGCCTCGCCCACCCCCATCCAGGCCCAGGCCATTCCTCCGGCGCTCGCCGGGCGGGACGTCATTGGCTGCGCCGCCACCGGCACCGGCAAGACCGCCGCCTACCTCCTGCCCCTCGTCGAGCGTCTGGTGGGCGCTCCCGGTCCGGCCGGAGTGGTGCTCGCCCCCACGCGTGAGCTCGTCCAGCAGATCGCCGACGAGGCCACCTTCTTCGGCCAGCCCCGGGGCCTCTCCCAGGCGGTCGTCATCGGCGGCACGGACGCGACGGCCCAGGCCGAGGCGCTCCGTCAGCATCCGTCCCTGGTGCTCGCCACCCCGGGCCGGCTGGCCGACCTGCTCCAGGCGGGCGTGGTGGACCTCTCCACGGTGCGCATGCTCGTGCTGGACGAGGCGGACCGCATGCTGGAGATGGGCTTCATGCCCGAGCTGGAGAAGATCCTCGCCGCGCTGCCCCGCGAGCGCCAGACGCTCCTGTTCTCCGCCACCCTGGGCCACAACGTGACGCGCTTCGCCCAGGAGGTGCTGCGCAAGCCCGTCCGGGTGGAAGTCACGCCGAGCGGCACGCCCGCCGCGCGCGCCGTGCAGCGGCTGTACGACGTGCGGTCCGAGGAGAAGTACCCCCTCCTGCTCACGCTGCTCGCGAGGGATCAGCTCAGCGCCATCGTCTTCACCCGCACCCGCGAGCGCGCCGAGAAGGTGCAGGGCTACCTCAAGCAGGCGGGCCACAAGAGCGCCCTCATCCACTCCGACCGTACGCAGGGACAGCGCCGTCAGGCGCTCGAGGGCTTCCGCAAGGGGCAGTACCGGTGCCTGGTGGCCACGGACATCGCCTCGCGTGGACTGGACGTGGAGGACATCGGCCACGTCATCAACTTCGATCTGCCGCACTCGCCCGAGGATTACGTGCACCGCATCGGCCGCACGGCGCGAGCGGGCGCGAGTGGGCGGGCCTCGACGTTCGTCACCGAGCGGGACGCGGAGACGATGGTCGCCATCGAGCGCATCACCCGCATGAGCCTGCCGCGCACCGAGGTGCCCCGGAAGGATCCGGTCTACCTCGAGGCGCTGGAGGCGTTCCGGGCCCGGAAGGGGGATGAGGACCTGCTGGACGCGCTGGACGCCCCGCGCCCCCGCGCGGCCGAGAAGGCGCCGGCCCGTCCCGCCCGTGCGAAGGGGGCTGGGAGCGAGGCGCGAGGCGCGGGCCATCCGCGCGAGCGCTCGGAACGAAGGGGAGGGGAATCCAGCCGCCGTGAGGCTCCGGGCCGGGGCGGAGGAGCCTCTCGAGGCACGGGCCGCGCCAAGGGCCGGGAGGAGTCGCGCGAGCGCGGCGCTGGCCGGAGCGCGGCGCCTCGTGGCACGGCGAAGGCGGGAGGCAAGGCACCTCGGGCCGCGGGAGGCCCGGGACGGAGTGGTCCCCGCGGTGCGGCTCGCCCTGGTGGCCGGACTGGCGGGCGCAAGGGAGGGCCTGCTCGTGGGTCGGGTGCGCCTTCGCGAGGACGGGGCGGCGGAGGACGGGGGCGCCGGTAG
- a CDS encoding alpha/beta hydrolase family protein produces the protein MPDEYRFQVDGRVPVLKLHVEPRPAPVVLVLHGLGANADVQRGELNLLAHRGFSAVGVDAPHHGARRDAWLDEMKRLGPPESHARLLHAVREAARDVSRVIDHVVYEGHGPIGLVGISFGAYTALTVAMEDSRVQATVSLLGSPDWTPREGPITEEIHELMRHAPVHRPWDCARHPLLMVNAGRDGVVPPHWARDFAQTLWQGLPGWGSHVEYFEYPESDHMMRQQDWEDSWERTLGFLGRYLHRG, from the coding sequence ATGCCCGACGAATACCGCTTCCAGGTGGATGGCCGCGTTCCCGTACTCAAGCTGCACGTCGAACCCCGGCCCGCTCCGGTCGTCCTCGTCCTGCACGGACTGGGCGCCAACGCGGATGTCCAGCGGGGGGAGCTGAACCTGCTCGCCCACCGGGGCTTCAGCGCGGTGGGGGTGGACGCCCCGCACCACGGGGCCCGGCGCGACGCGTGGTTGGATGAAATGAAGCGGCTCGGCCCTCCCGAGTCCCATGCGCGCCTGCTGCATGCCGTCCGCGAGGCCGCCCGGGATGTGTCCCGCGTCATTGATCACGTGGTGTACGAGGGCCATGGCCCCATCGGGCTCGTGGGCATCTCGTTCGGAGCGTACACCGCGCTGACCGTGGCCATGGAGGACTCGCGGGTCCAGGCCACGGTGTCCCTGCTCGGCTCGCCGGACTGGACGCCTCGGGAGGGGCCCATCACCGAGGAGATCCACGAGTTGATGCGCCACGCGCCCGTGCACCGTCCGTGGGACTGCGCGCGCCATCCGTTGCTCATGGTGAACGCGGGCCGGGATGGTGTCGTCCCGCCGCACTGGGCGCGCGACTTCGCCCAGACGCTCTGGCAGGGACTTCCTGGCTGGGGCTCCCACGTCGAGTACTTCGAGTACCCCGAGTCGGACCACATGATGCGACAGCAGGATTGGGAGGACAGTTGGGAGCGGACGCTGGGCTTCCTCGGGCGCTACCTCCATCGGGGGTGA
- a CDS encoding DUF1801 domain-containing protein — translation MTPVRDFHSSRHPGRLSLGPGARLAFMQSKATTVDQYLASLPEDRRAALSAVRAVILKNLDGNYEEGMQYGMIGYYVPHSVFPAGYHVDPKQPLPFASLASQKNHMAVYLMCVYGQSEQEQWFREAWAKTGKKLDMGKSCVRFKKLEDVALDVIGEAIRRTPAKKYIAHYTSAIRSPEKKKAPGAAKSKPAAKSKPAAKSKPAAKSKPAAKKRV, via the coding sequence GTGACCCCCGTCCGGGACTTCCACTCGAGCCGCCATCCCGGGCGGCTCTCCCTGGGTCCTGGTGCTAGACTCGCCTTCATGCAGAGCAAGGCCACCACCGTCGACCAGTACCTCGCCTCGCTTCCCGAGGACCGCCGCGCGGCGCTCTCCGCCGTGCGTGCCGTCATCCTGAAGAACCTCGATGGGAACTACGAGGAGGGCATGCAGTACGGAATGATTGGTTACTACGTCCCGCACTCGGTGTTCCCGGCGGGCTACCACGTCGATCCGAAGCAGCCGCTGCCGTTCGCGTCACTGGCCTCCCAGAAGAACCACATGGCCGTCTATTTGATGTGCGTCTATGGCCAGTCGGAACAGGAGCAGTGGTTTCGCGAGGCCTGGGCGAAGACGGGCAAGAAGCTCGACATGGGCAAGTCATGCGTGCGCTTCAAGAAGCTCGAGGACGTGGCGCTCGACGTGATTGGCGAGGCCATCCGCCGTACGCCCGCGAAGAAGTACATCGCGCACTACACGTCCGCGATCCGTTCTCCGGAGAAGAAGAAGGCACCGGGTGCCGCGAAGAGCAAGCCAGCGGCGAAGAGCAAGCCGGCGGCGAAGAGCAAGCCGGCGGCGAAGAGCAAGCCGGCGGCGAAGAAGCGCGTGTAG
- a CDS encoding dihydrofolate reductase family protein — MQAQKRKLKYHVAMTLDGFIAREDDSTDFFPHLSPPDHVMDYLDDLASAYDTVVMGRSTYEFGLKAGVTDPYPSMETHVCSRSMKESPSPRVNLVREDVVGFVRELKSRPGQQKDMSRIVRAARLSVGKDIYLCGGGLLAKTLFDAGLIDEVIIKVNPVLLGSGKALAPRLSQLVGLELLGTQTYQSGVVVLHYSVKR, encoded by the coding sequence ATGCAAGCCCAGAAGCGCAAGCTCAAGTACCACGTGGCCATGACCCTCGACGGCTTCATCGCCCGCGAGGATGACTCAACCGACTTCTTCCCCCACCTGTCCCCCCCCGACCACGTCATGGACTACCTCGATGACCTGGCCTCGGCGTACGACACCGTGGTGATGGGGCGGAGCACCTACGAGTTCGGCCTGAAGGCGGGCGTGACGGACCCGTACCCGTCCATGGAGACCCATGTCTGCTCGCGCTCCATGAAGGAGAGTCCCAGCCCCCGTGTGAACCTCGTCCGGGAGGACGTCGTCGGCTTCGTGAGGGAACTCAAATCACGCCCGGGCCAGCAGAAGGACATGAGCCGCATCGTGCGCGCCGCCAGGCTGAGCGTCGGCAAGGACATCTACCTGTGCGGCGGAGGGCTCCTGGCGAAGACCCTCTTCGACGCGGGCCTCATCGACGAGGTCATCATCAAGGTGAACCCGGTGCTCCTCGGCTCGGGCAAGGCACTCGCCCCGCGGCTCTCCCAGCTCGTCGGGCTCGAGCTGCTCGGCACCCAGACGTACCAGAGTGGCGTGGTGGTGCTGCACTACAGTGTCAAACGCTGA
- a CDS encoding GFA family protein — protein sequence MSVDSGRSHLVACACGQVVFEAAGAPILTTVCDCTSCREAGRRIEALPGAAPVLDADGGTSFVLHRKDRVRCTRGGEQLKEYRLKPDSPTRRVVATCCNSAMFLEFNKGHWLSLYRNRIPGAPPVEMRVMTRDRPDGAPLDGNVPAHATHSVAFMWRLFAAWFAMGLRTPRGIDGTKIEA from the coding sequence ATGAGCGTTGATTCGGGGAGGTCCCACCTCGTCGCGTGCGCATGCGGCCAGGTGGTATTCGAGGCGGCGGGTGCGCCGATCCTGACCACGGTATGTGATTGCACGAGCTGCCGCGAAGCGGGCCGGCGGATCGAGGCGCTTCCCGGCGCGGCACCGGTGCTCGATGCCGATGGCGGCACCAGCTTCGTGCTCCATCGCAAGGACCGCGTGCGCTGCACGAGGGGTGGGGAGCAGCTCAAGGAATATCGCCTCAAGCCCGATTCGCCGACGCGGCGGGTGGTGGCGACCTGCTGCAATTCGGCGATGTTCCTCGAATTCAACAAGGGCCATTGGCTGAGCCTGTACCGCAACCGCATCCCCGGTGCGCCGCCGGTGGAGATGCGGGTGATGACCCGGGACCGCCCCGATGGCGCGCCCCTGGACGGAAACGTGCCTGCCCATGCCACGCATTCGGTGGCGTTCATGTGGCGGCTGTTCGCGGCGTGGTTCGCGATGGGACTGCGCACTCCGCGCGGCATCGACGGCACGAAGATCGAGGCATGA
- a CDS encoding carboxymuconolactone decarboxylase family protein, with protein sequence MNSRLNPYKTEPELMKAMLSLSEKVESSGLEKSLLELVKIRASQINGCAFCIHMHTRDARAHGETEERIYLLDGWRESPLYTERERAALGWTEALTLVSQTHAPDADYQALQAHFTREEVVKLTLAITTINAWNRIAIGFRSIHPVASRSDAA encoded by the coding sequence ATGAACTCGAGGTTGAATCCCTACAAGACCGAGCCGGAACTGATGAAGGCCATGCTCTCCCTGAGTGAGAAGGTCGAGAGCAGCGGGCTCGAGAAGAGCCTCCTGGAGTTGGTGAAGATCCGCGCCTCGCAGATCAACGGATGCGCGTTCTGCATCCACATGCACACCCGTGATGCCCGCGCGCACGGAGAGACCGAGGAGCGCATCTACCTGCTGGATGGCTGGCGCGAGTCGCCCCTCTACACGGAGCGCGAGCGGGCGGCCCTGGGCTGGACCGAGGCCCTGACGCTCGTCTCCCAGACGCACGCGCCGGACGCGGACTACCAGGCGCTCCAGGCGCACTTCACCAGGGAGGAGGTGGTGAAGCTGACCCTGGCCATCACCACCATCAACGCCTGGAACCGGATTGCCATCGGCTTCCGGAGCATTCATCCGGTAGCTTCGCGCAGTGATGCCGCCTGA